Proteins encoded in a region of the Phoenix dactylifera cultivar Barhee BC4 chromosome 3, palm_55x_up_171113_PBpolish2nd_filt_p, whole genome shotgun sequence genome:
- the LOC103721954 gene encoding uncharacterized protein LOC103721954 produces the protein MCILCVVQRWSRQVATMLPRLVLLLIFFWALSQFFPPGLRFEITSPRLACVVVLLLTLFWYEILMPKLSVWRARRSARLRERQRTRAIELQKLRKTATRRCRNCLTPYRHQNPGGGRFMCSYCGHISKRPVLDLPGSVVGSSGIIGDLVRKNGWICSQDWSADGNGSWVSPVPRYWVGGGDDQCLTEKSYSGVVAFACKLLTCFFSSVRWLCRKVFRFPYSREESSSDADHKGSSSIRGENEGNLQESRGEKARRKAEEKRQARLEREMLEEEERKQREEVARLVEERRKLRGEKLEAERKRTKGSTLDRERDNRKEAEKKRHERRREKDKGSSKSNSDGEDLEKRASRESERKHEFDRKSEIEKQEALKSTAENYKSHTKEPGHGSKVTTNKPRYFGRMTSSFLSSSRGFGRPSFFGRNAQSIAAPVNKASRAAISFVDHGSGIKRDVHSAGHVTVKSAANGDGTSLTNIHRPVSSDVQPHSTAPKKSWHQLFACSEAVSPYPDVNTSSCLSQNGQLEAQSAKSPDQKMFPNCSVDNQINFGRSLPLSTYPSVSVSFSSNPVPPLVSESMFPPLKDPAPNTALEEAELFEDPCYVPDPISLLGPVSESLDNLPLDLGSGFVSTDKVEVPHVLKNVSAPGDVNKLSPIESPMSRLRVSEEKYTASSQLSGTAKSQESHASNLDESSNAQGTWQMWGAPLAHDALGLVGRHPSWFSPVGPNKLKQEDIMHPLTHNPVISQSPNENYVLPGIQSLQHVCVGDQQNGGTYSPLGPSVNGNDMWVQKTPFQPLPVDGESHFLPLNLIDNIARNDATYDSSNGSTGSHPFELPPPNCWSKKEWTLNGPREAGNLTPASPHIGGLFSTSPDVQSVWSFNQKETI, from the exons ATGTGTATACTCTGTGTGGTCCAGAGGTGGTCGCGGCAGGTGGCCACCATGCTGCCGCGGTTGGTGCTCCTTCTCATCTTCTTCTGGGCGCTGTCGCAGTTCTTCCCTCCGGGCCTCCGGTTCGAGATCACCTCGCCGCGGCTGGCCTGCGTGGTGGTTCTCCTCCTCACCCTGTTCTGGTATGAGATCCTGATGCCGAAGCTGTCGGTGTGGCGGGCCCGCCGGTCGGCGCGCCTCCGGGAGCGGCAGCGTACCAGGGCCATCGAGCTGCAGAAGCTCCGGAAGACGGCCACACGCCGCTGCCGGAACTGCCTCACCCCATATCGCCACCAGAACCCTGGCGGAGGCCGGTTCATGTGCTCGTATTGCGGACATATCTCTAAAAGGCCCGTGCTGGACCTTCCGGGTTCTGTTGTTGGGAGTTCGGGGATCATCGGCGACCTTGTCAGAAAGAATGGTTGGATCTGCAGCCAAGATTGGTCAGCGGACGGGAATGGGAGCTGGGTCAGCCCTGTCCCACGGTATTGGGTTGGTGGCGGTGATGACCAGTGCTTGACAGAGAAGTCTTATTCAGGCGTGGTGGCTTTTGCCTGCAAGTTGCTTACGTGTTTTTTCTCTAGCGTGAGATGGCTTTGCAGGAAGGTTTTCAGGTTTCCTTATTCAAGGGAGGAGAGCTCTTCAGATGCAGATCACAAGGGATCATCATCTATCAGAGGGGAGAATGAAGGAAATTTGCAGGAGAGCAGGGGCGAGAAAGCTAGAAGGAAagcagaagagaagagacaggCTAGGTTGGAAAGGGAAATgctggaagaggaagagaggaaacAGAGGGAGGAGGTTGCGAGGTTagtggaggaaaggaggaaattACGTGGCGAGAAGCTGGAAGCTGAGAGAAAGCGGACAAAGGGTTCGACTCTTGATCGTGAAAGAGACAATAGGAAAGAAGCAGAGAAAAAGAGGCatgagaggaggagggagaaagATAAAGGTTCTAGCAAAAGCAATTCTGATGGTGAAGACCTTGAGAAAAGGGCGAGTAGGGAAAGCGAAAGGAAGCATGAGTTTGACAGAAAGAGTGAGATTGAAAAACAGGAGGCACTGAAATCTACAGCAGAGAACTACAAATCACATACTAAAGAACCTGGGCATGGAAGCAAGGTGACAACAAATAAGCCAAGATACTTTGGTCGCATGACGAGCTCTTTCCTATCTTCTTCTAGAGGTTTCGGTCGTCCCTCTTTTTTTGGGAGAAATGCTCAGAGCATTGCTGCTCCAGTTAACAAAGCAAGTAGGGCTGCCATTAGCTTTGTTGATCATGGTTCTGGAATTAAAAGAGATGTTCATTCTGCTGGGCATGTAACAGTGAAATCTGCTGCTAATGGAGATGGAACTTCTTTGACCAACATTCATCGGCCT GTAAGTTCAGACGTGCAGCCACATAGTACTGCCCCAAAGAAATCCTGGCATCAACTATTTGCTTGTTCAGAAGCTGTTTCTCCTTATCCTGATGTGAATACCTCTAGCTGTCTGAGTCAGAATGGCCAACTAGAAGCTCAAAGTGCAAAATCACCTGATCAAAAAATGTTTCCTAATTGTTCAGTTGATAACCAAATCAATTTTGGACGATCATTGCCTCTCAGCACCTATCCTTCAGTGAGCGTATCATTTTCGAGCAATCCAGTTCCTCCTTTGGTATCTGAATCCATGTTTCCTCCTCTCAAAGACCCAGCACCAAATACAGCACTAGAAGAAGCAGAGCTATTTGAAGATCCATGCTATGTTCCGGACCCTATCTCCTTGCTTGGGCCAGTATCTGAGTCACTTGATAATCTTCCATTGGACCTGGGTTCTGGGTTTGTTTCTACTGATAAGGTGGAGGTACCTCATGTTTTAAAGAACGTGTCTGCCCCTGGAGACGTTAACAAGCTTTCACCCATTGAGTCTCCCATGTCCAGACTGCGAGTTTCTGAGGAAAAATATACTGCATCAAGCCAATTATCTGGTACTGCAAAATCACAGGAATCACATGCTTCAAATTTGGATGAGTCAAGTAATGCACAAGGAACATGGCAAATGTGGGGCGCTCCACTGGCTCATGATGCATTGGGATTGGTTGGTAGGCATCCTAGCTGGTTTTCACCCGTAGGACCGAACAAACTTAAGCAAGAAGATATCATGCATCCTTTGACGCACAACCCTGTGATATCACAAAGTCCAAATGAGAATTATGTTCTTCCtggcattcaatctctgcagcATGTTTGTGTTGGTGATCAGCAGAATGGTGGAACATACAGTCCTCTTGGTCCTAGTGTGAATGGGAATGATATGTGGGTGCAGAAAACACCCTTCCAACCATTACCTGTTGATGGAGAGAGCCATTTTCTTCCTCTTAATCTCATAGATAATATTGCGAGGAATGATGCGACATACGACAGTTCAAATGGATCAACAGGGAGCCATCCTTTTGAGCTACCCCCACCTAATTGTTGGTCTAA